A region of Carassius auratus strain Wakin chromosome 11, ASM336829v1, whole genome shotgun sequence DNA encodes the following proteins:
- the LOC113110960 gene encoding RNA-binding motif, single-stranded-interacting protein 1-like isoform X2, translating into MIFANTTNPMRTPSYRKQPPVAPPTLPMAPPSPSTNSSTNNSSSSSTTGWEQLSKTNLYIRGLLPGTTDHDLVKLCQPYGKIVSTKAILDKTTNKCKGYGFVDFDSPVSAQKAVAALKSNGVQAQMAKQQEQDPTNLYLSNLPVSMDEQELENLLKPFGQVVSTRILRDTNGVSRGVGFARMESTEKCDAVISHFNGKFIKSSSGMLGASEPLLCKFADGGQKKRQSQAKYIPNGRTWTRDAEVRLSGMTLTYDPNTALQNGYYAAPYAMGNRLMAQPGMSPYISPISTYQVQNPSWMPHQPYIMQHPGAVLSPSMEHPMSLQPSAMLAPLTQQMGHLTLGGTATFIPANTAMPGAYIPQYAHIQPSAIPPEESGVQPQDVSSSDPSLYPFQPNKQ; encoded by the exons ATGATCTTCGCAAACACGACCAACCCGATGAGAACTCCGTCATATCGAAAGCAG CCTCCAGTGGCTCCGCCCACCCTCCCGATGGCCCCGCCCAGCCCGAGCACCAATAGCAGCACCAACaacagcagtagcagcagcacaACCGGCTGGGAGCAGCTCAGCAAAACAAACCTCTACATCCGCGGGTTACTGCCAGGAACCACTGATCACGACCTGGTCAAGCTCTGCCAGCC ATATGGTAAAATCGTGTCCACCAAAGCCATTCTTGACAAAACTACAAACAAATGCAAAG GGTATGGTTTTGTGGATTTTGACAGTCCTGTGTCCGCACAAAAAGCCGTCGCAGCACTAAAGTCCAATGGAGTCCAGGCTCAAATGGCCAAG CAACAGGAGCAGGACCCGACTAACCTGTACCTGTCCAACCTGCCCGTGTCCATGGATGAGCAGGAGCTGGAGAACCTCCTGAAACCTTTTGGACAGGTCGTCTCCACCCGAATCCTCCGGGACACTAATGGAGTGAGTCGGGGAGTGGGTTTTGCCAG GATGGAATCAACAGAGAAGTGCGACGCCGTGATCTCTCACTTCAATGGGAAGTTCATTAAGTCCTCCTCTGGGATGCTGG GTGCATCAGAACCTTTGCTGTGTAAGTTTGCTGACGGCGGGCAGAAGAAGAGACAGAGTCAGGCGAAATACATCCCCAATGGACGAACCTGGACACGAGACGCCGAGGTGAGACTA AGTGGAATGACCTTGACCTATGACCCTAACACTGCCCTTCAGAATGG GTACTATGCTGCTCCTTATGCCATGGGGAACCGGTTAATGGCTCAGCCAGGAATGTCCCCATACATCTCTCCCATCTCTACATACCAA GTCCAGAATCCTTCATGGATGCCACATCAGCCTTACATCATGCAACACCCG GGAGCCGTTCTGTCTCCCTCTATGGAGCATCCCATGTCACTGCAGCCCTCTGCTATGTTGGCTCCCCTCACCCAGCAGATGGGCCATCTCACTCTGGGCGGCACTGCAACT TTTATTCCTGCCAACACAGCAATGCCAGGAGCTTACATCCCTCAATATGCCCACATTCAGCCCTCTGCCATCCCTCCTGAG GAAAGTGGTGTCCAGCCACAAGATGTGTCCTCTTCAGATCCTTCATTGTACCCTTTCCAACCAAACAAGCAATAA
- the LOC113110960 gene encoding RNA-binding motif, single-stranded-interacting protein 1-like isoform X3, translating to MIFANTTNPMRTPSYRKQPPVAPPTLPMAPPSPSTNSSTNNSSSSSTTGWEQLSKTNLYIRGLLPGTTDHDLVKLCQPYGKIVSTKAILDKTTNKCKGYGFVDFDSPVSAQKAVAALKSNGVQAQMAKQQEQDPTNLYLSNLPVSMDEQELENLLKPFGQVVSTRILRDTNGVSRGVGFARMESTEKCDAVISHFNGKFIKSSSGMLGASEPLLCKFADGGQKKRQSQAKYIPNGRTWTRDAESGMTLTYDPNTALQNGYYAAPYAMGNRLMAQPGMSPYISPISTYQVQNPSWMPHQPYIMQHPGAVLSPSMEHPMSLQPSAMLAPLTQQMGHLTLGGTATFIPANTAMPGAYIPQYAHIQPSAIPPEQESGVQPQDVSSSDPSLYPFQPNKQ from the exons ATGATCTTCGCAAACACGACCAACCCGATGAGAACTCCGTCATATCGAAAGCAG CCTCCAGTGGCTCCGCCCACCCTCCCGATGGCCCCGCCCAGCCCGAGCACCAATAGCAGCACCAACaacagcagtagcagcagcacaACCGGCTGGGAGCAGCTCAGCAAAACAAACCTCTACATCCGCGGGTTACTGCCAGGAACCACTGATCACGACCTGGTCAAGCTCTGCCAGCC ATATGGTAAAATCGTGTCCACCAAAGCCATTCTTGACAAAACTACAAACAAATGCAAAG GGTATGGTTTTGTGGATTTTGACAGTCCTGTGTCCGCACAAAAAGCCGTCGCAGCACTAAAGTCCAATGGAGTCCAGGCTCAAATGGCCAAG CAACAGGAGCAGGACCCGACTAACCTGTACCTGTCCAACCTGCCCGTGTCCATGGATGAGCAGGAGCTGGAGAACCTCCTGAAACCTTTTGGACAGGTCGTCTCCACCCGAATCCTCCGGGACACTAATGGAGTGAGTCGGGGAGTGGGTTTTGCCAG GATGGAATCAACAGAGAAGTGCGACGCCGTGATCTCTCACTTCAATGGGAAGTTCATTAAGTCCTCCTCTGGGATGCTGG GTGCATCAGAACCTTTGCTGTGTAAGTTTGCTGACGGCGGGCAGAAGAAGAGACAGAGTCAGGCGAAATACATCCCCAATGGACGAACCTGGACACGAGACGCCGAG AGTGGAATGACCTTGACCTATGACCCTAACACTGCCCTTCAGAATGG GTACTATGCTGCTCCTTATGCCATGGGGAACCGGTTAATGGCTCAGCCAGGAATGTCCCCATACATCTCTCCCATCTCTACATACCAA GTCCAGAATCCTTCATGGATGCCACATCAGCCTTACATCATGCAACACCCG GGAGCCGTTCTGTCTCCCTCTATGGAGCATCCCATGTCACTGCAGCCCTCTGCTATGTTGGCTCCCCTCACCCAGCAGATGGGCCATCTCACTCTGGGCGGCACTGCAACT TTTATTCCTGCCAACACAGCAATGCCAGGAGCTTACATCCCTCAATATGCCCACATTCAGCCCTCTGCCATCCCTCCTGAG CAGGAAAGTGGTGTCCAGCCACAAGATGTGTCCTCTTCAGATCCTTCATTGTACCCTTTCCAACCAAACAAGCAATAA
- the LOC113110960 gene encoding RNA-binding motif, single-stranded-interacting protein 1-like isoform X1, protein MIFANTTNPMRTPSYRKQPPVAPPTLPMAPPSPSTNSSTNNSSSSSTTGWEQLSKTNLYIRGLLPGTTDHDLVKLCQPYGKIVSTKAILDKTTNKCKGYGFVDFDSPVSAQKAVAALKSNGVQAQMAKQQEQDPTNLYLSNLPVSMDEQELENLLKPFGQVVSTRILRDTNGVSRGVGFARMESTEKCDAVISHFNGKFIKSSSGMLGASEPLLCKFADGGQKKRQSQAKYIPNGRTWTRDAEVRLSGMTLTYDPNTALQNGYYAAPYAMGNRLMAQPGMSPYISPISTYQVQNPSWMPHQPYIMQHPGAVLSPSMEHPMSLQPSAMLAPLTQQMGHLTLGGTATFIPANTAMPGAYIPQYAHIQPSAIPPEQESGVQPQDVSSSDPSLYPFQPNKQ, encoded by the exons ATGATCTTCGCAAACACGACCAACCCGATGAGAACTCCGTCATATCGAAAGCAG CCTCCAGTGGCTCCGCCCACCCTCCCGATGGCCCCGCCCAGCCCGAGCACCAATAGCAGCACCAACaacagcagtagcagcagcacaACCGGCTGGGAGCAGCTCAGCAAAACAAACCTCTACATCCGCGGGTTACTGCCAGGAACCACTGATCACGACCTGGTCAAGCTCTGCCAGCC ATATGGTAAAATCGTGTCCACCAAAGCCATTCTTGACAAAACTACAAACAAATGCAAAG GGTATGGTTTTGTGGATTTTGACAGTCCTGTGTCCGCACAAAAAGCCGTCGCAGCACTAAAGTCCAATGGAGTCCAGGCTCAAATGGCCAAG CAACAGGAGCAGGACCCGACTAACCTGTACCTGTCCAACCTGCCCGTGTCCATGGATGAGCAGGAGCTGGAGAACCTCCTGAAACCTTTTGGACAGGTCGTCTCCACCCGAATCCTCCGGGACACTAATGGAGTGAGTCGGGGAGTGGGTTTTGCCAG GATGGAATCAACAGAGAAGTGCGACGCCGTGATCTCTCACTTCAATGGGAAGTTCATTAAGTCCTCCTCTGGGATGCTGG GTGCATCAGAACCTTTGCTGTGTAAGTTTGCTGACGGCGGGCAGAAGAAGAGACAGAGTCAGGCGAAATACATCCCCAATGGACGAACCTGGACACGAGACGCCGAGGTGAGACTA AGTGGAATGACCTTGACCTATGACCCTAACACTGCCCTTCAGAATGG GTACTATGCTGCTCCTTATGCCATGGGGAACCGGTTAATGGCTCAGCCAGGAATGTCCCCATACATCTCTCCCATCTCTACATACCAA GTCCAGAATCCTTCATGGATGCCACATCAGCCTTACATCATGCAACACCCG GGAGCCGTTCTGTCTCCCTCTATGGAGCATCCCATGTCACTGCAGCCCTCTGCTATGTTGGCTCCCCTCACCCAGCAGATGGGCCATCTCACTCTGGGCGGCACTGCAACT TTTATTCCTGCCAACACAGCAATGCCAGGAGCTTACATCCCTCAATATGCCCACATTCAGCCCTCTGCCATCCCTCCTGAG CAGGAAAGTGGTGTCCAGCCACAAGATGTGTCCTCTTCAGATCCTTCATTGTACCCTTTCCAACCAAACAAGCAATAA
- the LOC113110962 gene encoding bcl-2-like protein 15, with product MAAAEIQRQTYVVIHCLLQNDTYSDMVECDGTGDENSFDPVKIASKLRELGDDYDERVIQPLMKNVQKAAADQVVTAFSDSVDSLCNTWVMERAEVASEKQLLKAAITLGLLMKKNCPDMINVVEFAMMGFVNNRLTGWIAEQGGWVSVSKNSMH from the exons ATGGCGGCAGCTGAAATCCAGAGACAAACATACGTAGTCATACACTGCCTCTTACAAAATGACACATATTCTGATATGGTGGAGTGTGATGGTACTGGAGATG AGAACTCATTTGACCCTGTAAAAATAGCCTCAAAGCTCAGGGAACTGGGTGATGATTATGATGAGAGAGTGATCCAGCCATTGATGAAGAATGTACAGAAAGCTGCAGCCGATCAG GTGGTGACTGCCTTCAGTGATAGTGTGGACAGCTTGTGTAACACGTGGGTTATGGAAAGAGCAGAAGTGGCCTCAGAAAAGCAGCTTCTCAAGGCTGCCATCACACTGGGACTCCTTATGAAGAAAAACTGCCCTGACATGATAAATGTAGTTGAGTTCGCTATGATGGGATTCGTCAACAACCGTCTAACAGGCTGGATTGCAGAACAAGGAGGCTGG GTCTCGGTCTCTAAGAACAGCATGCACTGA
- the LOC113110963 gene encoding adenosine receptor A1-like: MPDVPGLYIGMEALIALSSVIGNVMVVWAVRINRSLRDTTIYFIVSLALADIAVGALVIPLAITISIGLKTHFYSCLLVACTVLVLTQSSILALLAIAIDRYLRVKIPMSYKRVVTPKRAGIAVMACWMVAIVVGLTPMLGWNNLEKLRQTNSSLDADLLITCKFENVISMEYMVYFNFFGWVLPPLVLMLLIYAEIFYMIHKQLTKKITTNQTDPTRYYGKELKLAKSLALVLFLFAVGWLPLHILNCITLFCPSCNYSMSILYVAILLSHANSAVNPIVYAFRITKFRNAFVKIWKQYVCCTGEPRLGDRPGFRIDSKERRLRDNDI; this comes from the exons ATGCCTGATGTCCCGGGTCTGTACATTGGGATGGAGGCGCTCATCGCCCTTTCCTCTGTCATTGGGAATGTGATGGTGGTCTGGGCTGTGAGAATCAACCGATCTCTACGAGACACGACCATTTATTTCATCGTCAGTCTGGCTCTGGCAGACATTGCTGTCGGGGCACTGGTCATTCCTCTGGCTATAACCATAAGCATCGGACTGAAGACTCATTTTTACAGCTGTCTGCTCGTTGCGTGTACTGTACTGGTGCTAACGCAAAGTTCAATACTCGCCCTCCTGGCTATTGCTATTGACCGCTATCTGAGGGTCAAGATACCAATGAG cTATAAAAGAGTGGTGACTCCAAAGCGTGCTGGCATCGCAGTGATGGCATGCTGGATGGTGGCCATCGTAGTTGGCCTGACGCCCATGTTGGGCTGGAACAATCTGGAGAAGCTACGCCAGACCAACAGCAGCTTGGATGCCGACCTTCTCATAACCTGTAAGTTCGAGAACGTCATCAGTATGGAGTACATGGTCTACTTCAACTTCTTCGGATGGGTGCTGCCACCGCTCGTCCTAATGTTGCTCATCTACGCTGAGATCTTCTACATGATCCACAAGCAGCTCACCAAGAAGATCACCACCAACCAGACCGACCCCACTCGATATTACGGGAAAGAACTCAAGCTGGCGAAATCTCTCGCGCTGGTGCTCTTCTTGTTTGCAGTCGGCTGGTTGCCGTTGCATATCCTGAACTGCATCACTCTCTTCTGCCCTAGTTGTAACTATTCAATGTCCATTCTTTATGTGGCTATCTTGCTCAGTCATGCCAACTCCGCCGTCAATCCCATCGTTTATGCATTCCGCATTACGAAATTCCGGAATGCTTTCGTTAAGATCTGGAAACAGTATGTGTGTTGCACGGGGGAGCCACGTCTGGGTGATCGCCCTGGCTTTCGCATAGATAGCAAAGAAAGAAGACTACGAGACAATGACATCTGA